In a genomic window of Pangasianodon hypophthalmus isolate fPanHyp1 chromosome 1, fPanHyp1.pri, whole genome shotgun sequence:
- the bcl3 gene encoding B-cell lymphoma 3 protein → MTMTMSGVHTEASAPLDLRTTTRDITDRTTGQTKTREIVDRTPKIEEVECTSRGSPSFSSAIKPGSKECKDSHGQAFLPSNVKCERLTDSDGKWPETSTSKLPIRKRPVRQDHKPLDQSESTVGEPPAKVLKTDSSPSPAKVPKCSRVRNGLNAETRQFVPSPVPAGAQSDLHLAATTPSYLTYGPSPVYTSRLPQLHPFEDTDRLRHEVDLATHQDEDGDTALHIAVAQEKEAVVHWLIHILRQARKDLDLYNNLRQTPLHLAVITHQPGVVEALLQGGADPEALDRNGQTALHLCCEHQQDACLRVILSHLSRLPCCPSACLNSRNFEGLTPLHLAVQDGNKKLAKMLLDSGADINAVDIKSGRSPLIYAVEKSCMEMINFLVENGCNVNAQSYSGNTALHIACGRGEVEAVRVLLKNGADSSLKNYHNDTAVMVAKNKKVSDVLRGKPTRGHSLKTQNSFNGTPSPNNLSLSPLATPNPLRSASLSPTVPRTYSPHSQSGESRSGNLSPVEMQEAEDLQMPSRTFHDVVAVNNADYLVSIHPFPFFQAPCYDTFMPSGPHIHLMSGHSPYYPNVVHSQPSDISIRRLYPSDTQFILIPTRNGPPVSRRSPSHPTGTQSRPSSHNSDQSDISNLSASTGEKT, encoded by the exons ATGACCATGACCATGAGCGGTGTTCACACTGAAGCATCTGCGCCGCTCGACCTGAGGACCACAACAAGAGACATCACAGATCGGACTACAGGACAAACCAAAACACGAGAAATAGTAGATCGGACACCAAAGATCGAGGAGGTGGAGTGCACTTCCAGAGGATCTCCTTCCTTTTCCTCTGCGATAAAACCGGGCAGCAAAGAATGCAAGGATAGTCATGGCCAAGCTTTCCTACCGTCTAATGTGAAGTGTGAGAGGCTGACTGACAGTGATGGCAAGTGGCCGGAGACCTCTACCTCAAAACTTCCGATAAGAAAACGTCCTGTCCGTCAGGACCACAAACCTCTGGACCAGTCAGAAAGCACTGTGGGGGAGCCACCGGCCAAGGTTTTAAAGACAGACTCAAGTCCTAGTCCTGCCAAAGTGCCCAAGTGCAGCAGAGTCCGCAATGGACTGAACGCGGAGACGCGGCAGTTTGTTCCGAGTCCCGTTCCTGCAGGAGCGCAAAGCGATCTACACCTAGCAGCAACCACTCCATCAT ACCTTACATATGGTCCATCTCCCGTGTACACAAGTAGACTGCCTCAGCTTCACCCATTCGAAGATACTGATCGCCTGCGGCATGAGGTAGATTTGGCAACACACCAGGATGAAGACGGAGACac GGCTCTACACATTGCTGTGGCACAGGAGAAAGAGGCAGTAGTGCACTGGCTGATCCACATTTTACGCCAGGCACGCAAAGACCTGGACTTATATAATAACCTAAGACAG ACTCCTCTCCACTTGGCAGTCATTACACATCAGCCTGGTGTGGTGGAGGCTCTTCTTCAGGGAGGAGCGGACCCTGAAGCACTGGATCGTAATGGACAGACGGCATTACATCTCTGCTGTGAGCACCAACAGGATGCTTGTCTCCGTGTAATACTCTCCCATCTCTCCCGATTACCATGCTGTCCTTCGGCCTGCCTAAACAGCAGGAACTTTGAAG GCTTAACACCCCTCCACCTAGCTGTTCAGGATGGAAATAAGAAGCTGGCAAAAATGCTACTGGACAGTGGAGCTGACATTAATGCTGTA GATATTAAGAGTGGTCGCAGCCCACTGATATATGCTGTTGAGAAGAGCTGTATGGAGATGATCAACTTCCTTGTTGAG aATGGCTGTAATGTGAACGCACAGTCATACAGCGGTAACACAGCTCTTCACATTGCCTGTGGCCGTGGAGAGGTAGAGGCTGTCAGAGTTCTCCTGAAAAATGGTGCTGACAGCAGTCTAAAGAATTATCACAATGACACTGCTGTCATGGTGGCCAAGAACAAGAAG GTATCTGATGTTTTACGTGGAAAGCCTACACGAGGCCACAGTCTGAAAactcagaacagcttcaatg GTACCCCATCTCCAAATAACTTGAGCCTTTCCCCACTGGCCACTCCCAACCCTCTTCGcagtgcatctctctctccaacaGTTCCACGCACATACTCACCACACAGTCAATCTGGTGAAAGTAGGTCAGGAAACCTGTCGCCAGTGGAAATGCAGGAAGCAGAGGATCTGCAAATGCCATCCAGGACATTTCATGATGTGGTAGCAGTTAACAATGCAGACTATTTGGTGTCAATTCATCCTTTTCCCTTTTTCCAAGCACCCTGTTATGACACATTTATGCCCTCTGGTCCTCATATACATTTAATGTCAGGTCACTCTCCTTACTATCCAAATGTTGTACATTCTCAACCCTCAGACATCTCCATTAGACGTCTCTATCCCTCAGACACACAGTTCATCCTCATTCCAACCAGGAATGGGCCACCTGTCTCTCGTCGATCACCATCCCATCCCACAGGCACGCAGTCACGGCCGTCCAGCCATAACAGTGATCAATCTGACATATCTAACTTAAGTGCGAGCACTGGGGAAAAGACATAA